The following is a genomic window from Strongyloides ratti genome assembly S_ratti_ED321, chromosome : 1.
ATGTATTTGATACAACATATGCAGCCAAAAGAAGATATTCCAATTCACGTTCAAGATTTTTTTGAAGACTATATATATTAGCAATAGCACGGTAAACTTCAGCATTTCTGGGATTTTCTTTTACAGCTTcacttaaaacttttaaagcATCATTAAAATCTTCTTTTGCTGCCATCATATTAGCTTGTCCAATTAAACCATCTAAAGCATTTGGAATACGAGGTTTTCTTCTACGAATTTTTACCCTTGGTTCATCATCTGAATTTATATCAGTTTTTTTGTCATCATCATCTGAAACtggattaattttataaaattcacCAGTCTCTTCATTAATTCTAATTTGACCATTTCTGTCAATTGCTAACTCAACAGGTGTATAATACTCTGAAACATATCCTGAATTTACCCTTTTACTTTTACGagatacatttttattttttttagttgatTTTAATGATTTGCCTCTTTCATAGTCAGAAGGTTCGTATTCACTAACAGAACTTTCAATTGAAATATCTGAAGATGATTCATCTATATCACTTTCCTTATATTTTCTTTGCCTTGTATTTCTAAGAGATTTTTTGGGTGATGAACTATCAATATTATCATCAACACAACTTCCTTCATCTAATGTTGAGTAATAACCTTGTTTGACTAAACGAGAACTTCTTCTAGTTGAGTAACGATGTGTAACAGTTTCAGgaactaaataaaataaaacaatttaatcaaaaaaaaaacttaccaGCATGACTCTCAGACATGCTATCTTCATTTTCACTTTCCATCCCTGTAGTTATACTATCCTCgaagtatttattttgacttatttacaaaagataagaaatacttataaaaatctAAAACAAATATGATTCTTTTGAAGAGATAGTTGTGGAATTATGTGTATGCCTTATGGGTAATGAAAGGGTgttgttattaatttaactagaataatttaaatattatcaaaatataaatttaaaaaaaaaatgttaaataatagatattacttttattatttttttaataaatcagttatttcttaattttttttatcattaccaaaaataattttaattcaaaaatatttttcttatgatacagaaaaagatgaaaaaatttgatgGAAATTTTGGGTTATTAGATTTAGTGCGACATCACACCCAAGAATTTCTATCAAAAgataaaactaaaatatcactcaaaagaagaataaaaaatgaaattgaatGTATTGGGACTACTGTATTATTATGTTTTGAAGGTGGTTATAAGTATTATGGTCCTATAGACTTTCTTTCAAGAATTAGtggtttttttaatattttattaaataatccaattattaaaaaaaaaaattatattgttgATTTAAGGCATACTGAttgtaaaatgttttataatgttCTAGTTTTATCATCAATGATTGAGGagggaaaaaaaattagtcatataaaatgttttgagACAAGAGATTTATTTGACATTCTTAATATTGCatcattttatcaaattacaATTGTTATGAAACCATTAacagaaattttatttgaaagagtgaatgatgaaaatatatgtcatatttatgaattttttaaacatcgTATTCCagaaatatcaaataaattagaaaaaattatttcattaagaatggaattgttaataaaaaatgcaAGTGTATTTACTCAGTTAAAGCAAGAtagttttttatattttatatttaatccAACAACATCAATACCATTATATACagaattatttcttttaagattatatataaaaattggccGAGAAATAAAACGTGATGTGAGGCAAATTGTTaatgaacaaaaaaaaattttaaataatactgagggatgttataaaatttatgattcACGAATtccaaataaaatatttttaacaataggTGGTTACTGTCCAACTTTTTGTCCCAAAGTAACTGTTTATAATCCATGTACACAAGAATGGAGTCATGCATCTGAAATGGCATGTAAAGATATtccaaaattattttatcacaaaacaattttaaaagatagagatgtatattttattggaGGGTGTgctgaaaataattttgcaTTAGATACACTATCAAAATGGAATTTAGATGACTTTAAAATGACATCTCTTCCTAGAATGCTTTATCGAAGGAATTTTTTATCTGCTGGtttatatgataatgaaaatatatatgctTTGGGGGGATTTAGTGGTAGGCAACGATTAAAAAGTAtggaaatttttaatatttctcaTCAACGTTGGAAATTACTTTCAGAAATGAATTTTCCAAGAAGTGATGGTGGATCTATTGTAAGAGAAAAACAAGTTTATGCAATTGGTGGGTATAATGGACAATTTATTCAAGATTCAGTAGAATATTATGatcaagaaaaaaataaatggttTATTTTGTGTAACTCAATGAATCACAATCGTCGTGGACTTTCAGCTATCTCAAGtaataattgtatatatGTTGCTGGTGGATTTAATACCAAAAGATTAAATAGTATTGAAATGGTAGATATTCGTGAAGGAAAATGGCATTTTTTATCACCAATGTCTAAAGCTAGATCAAATTTTTCAATGTctattttagaaaatgatatttatgtttttgGTGGATGTGATCAGATGAGTAGGATAATTTCTGATtgtgaaaaatataatatattatctgGAAAATGGGAAACATTACcctctttaaaatataatttatcgGCACactcaaatattattttggaGTATGATACTgctatatataatttattaaattatgacttataatttatttaattaactttaaaaaacaaaaaaaaaaaactaacatattaatagatataatattgtcgcttctattaaaatgaataaatttttaataatgttttttaaatttatcttcatatttttttttatttgtatttatcTCTCGTTATggcaatatatttttataataatttaactatACTTAACatttagatatatatatatatatatatatattctcaTGTCAGTAGTATcatatttaatgaattttgTCAAATTTTACTATCCTTTTACGGGTAATGTTGTtagttattttaatcttaaaactcactaaataattattactgGTACCAATAGTATCCTTATATTATCTATTTAACATTACTTAATTCTAACTGAGTAGATTAACACTCTTATCTAGAACATCATAATTGTGTAATAGTCCAGCTGTTAGTTACAAGCACATGCTTCTGATAATTATATACAAACATGTTTTCACTCATCTTCCAATAATTATATTGAGAAGTTCTATTTAACAATAGCTAATAATACATAATCAGCTTTAACTTATTGGaattaattttcatttacATGATTATTTGTGATTGACCTTTAATTGATGAAGATAATTGTTTAAAGATGATTTTTTCACCTTGTTAATTAAACAACAAATTACTTATTGTTGagaacattttttttctatatcattttattaaatatttatataaaattaaaaatgtccTTGAATcataaagttatatttaataaataaatttaatatacttcaattgcaaaaaaaaaagaattttaatgtttaaaaataattaaatttatataggaaaaaaaaaacttttgcATTTGagtattgataaatataaaaatacaaactTTTTGgataaagttaaatataGTTATGTGCATATGTTTagcataaattatttttcatattaattattttagttataagttttatttttaatattttattatttatatgtattctTCTCTTATTAATGTGATTCttataaactttataaaataaatatttttattataaaaatataaatattcatataattatttattgatatagttaaaatgttttagttaaaagaaaaaaaaaactttttttattattattataatggaatattaaaatgtagtTACATCTTTCACATAGTAACAAATTACATATTTCTAGaagatattttttgttgttgtgTATTCACTTGTCACAACAATagattacaaaaaaaaaaaaataaagtcaTACCgctttattttctaataagggacatatgtttttttagttaatgtATAACGGAAGTGAGAATAATGTAGTTAGGAAATGGATATTTGAtgtatgaataattttagttaacaatatatatttaactttaacaatatattacaataattaaacttatttaggtatatttataaaatagattttattatttacctATCACTTTAAGAATGTTATAACAATCTTGTTGTATTGTCTTTTTTTGGCAGTAGTTGAATTAAGTGGTACTTATGTAAACAAGaactatataaataaattatttatatatttctgtttgccttaaaattttacttatatttctattaataatcTTTGTATATGGTTGTTATGAGTTTTAATAACAAACTATTATCCTTATACCAcatttatgtttatttaagTGTGAAAATGGCAAACGGCtgttataatgataattattaaaagtttatatagttatttaattcattttgtTAAGTATTATTCTGAATTTGTCATGTACTTTgtcattatcattataaaagaaaaagtacttttaaaatttatggtaaaagattttgattaaattacttataataaaaatagtattatcataatgttagaaatataaataaaaagagtATAACTAAAAATCATGAAGATATTGTCTTCCTtatatatcttaattttCTGATTTTACATaaagaattatatataataagattacttaatactttaattattatctGTTCAATTGAAAACAAATTTCTCCAATTTAGTTGTCATTCATTGTAAGCTTATAATCAAAGTTTCTTAACCTCAAaggaataaaattttaataaatttaaagaaagtTTCTTAACAACATAATGACATCTGgtctttttcaataatatttaattccTGTTATCAGTCGTTGCCAATAGACATAAAAGTTTGACCACTAAGTGGATTTTTGACACGATAAAACGACATATTATTTGTCGTAACGAAGTGTTAAAGTGATTTACAATGACCAATTacctttatttattaataacaatgactactttattattatcaatattattcAATCAAATTCTCAACAACTAAAATTGTATACCTTAAAATGGCAAATTTTTactatcttatttttatctcTTGATTATCATTCAAGCATATTTAATTTCAGGGACACAATTGccaaatatattaaatagaaGACAGTcgttatattattattattataaaagtatatatatatataattatataattttcttttcaaacttttatattattattattataactattttattcttttttttaaaaaaaaaaaatgatatttttttaaaagttataaattatacgaaaaaaaaaaagatgttaatatctaatctttaaaaattattactctaggttatattttatatttatatctttaagtTATATTATCTAGGCAGGTGGTTTTCCATATCTATAATGTATATTCTAGGATGGCCATAAGAGTTATGGAAATTAATAATGCTAAAAAGTCACGCCTTCTACATATTTTGGCCAAGTACTATATAAAGAAGTATAACTAATAATTCtatgaaaaaaaactttacatatatatatttatacgtatgtaaagattttaaataaatattcttaccggtaagatatatatatattataatatatatttttactcaTCAAATCAGTAATACCTCGTCAATCATAATCTCTTTTATAATTGTCATTCCGTCATATCTAACATTAACATTTGCCAGAACTGATCTTATAGTTTATTCTTAActtctaaattattttctacaTAATAATTCCCGATActtcttaatatttttgccGAAACAGAAATTTGAgcatgtataatttttataagaaattgGATATTATCAAGTTCTGTTAAGATTAGTAATaagatattcttttttatttttctaaactttttcttttaacctaaaggaaaaaaaaacctatttatttattaaagtttaataatatcttattttataagGTAATACAAGTTATTTAACATATctcttattattaaatatcttCATTTTACTAGATATTTATCTTAAATTTCTAACTCTTGACCAACTTATAGTAcatattgttaatattatatgcTTAACTTTTACCTACTTCGATAACCGTTATTTGTTTActttaatataactttttcaaTCAACATATTTTTAGTGAAGATTATCCACGCAATATTTGCCTCTTGATTTGATTAAAAGTTGAGtcaaaactaaaaaaattattcatctATCCGTACAAggacattttaatttaaatattattataatttagactaacaaaaaaaaaaatgagatACGGGTTTATTAACTGGATCTcctatttaaaattactttttatatctaatttttttatatttatatttggaAAAAGATGTGAACAGATAACAATACCATTATGTAGAGGTATTGGATATAACTTTACATCATATCCTAATAGTTATAAACATGAAACACAATTAGAAGCAGCATTAGAATTAAATCAATTTTATCCACTTGTTGAGGTTAATTgttataaacatttaaaattttttttatgttcaATGTATACACCAATATGTCAGGAGAATTATGAAAAATCTATAATGCCATGTAGAGAGGTATGTTTGgaggcaaaaaaaaattgtgcTCCATTAATGAGACAGTATGGTTTTAATTGGCCAGCCTCATTATCTTGTTCTGTATTACCAAAAATGTCTGATCAAGGTAGGACAGGTGAAATTTGTGCAGCACCTCCGGATACACCAGATGTTGTGGAAAAAGATACAAAAATAGATaagtatgataaaaattcatctaaaaaaaatcaacCAACATTAGTATATCCTGTTATTGGTATtgatataattgaaaattctaatcaaaaaaaatgtgaATGTAGTTGTCAAAGTCCATTTGTTTTTACAGAAAGTAGTGAACAAAGAATTCAAAATGTTTCAAATTGTGCATATTCATGTTTTGGACAGTTACCAACACAAAAatcaaaagattttattaatacatgGATGATGTTATGGTCTGGTATTTGTTTTTCTCTTTCAttatttactattttaacatttcttATTGAAACTAATCGTTTTCAATATCCAGAAAGACCAATATTTTTCTTTGCATTCTGCCAATTTATGTTATCATTGGGTTTTTTAATACGTATATATATTGGACATCAGGATGTCGCTTGTAGTGgtgatttaattaaaattggAAATCATACATTATCACCATGTTTATTagtatttatattaacatattACTTTTCTATGGCTGTTTTTACATGGTggataattttatcattaaccTGGGTATTAGCTTCTGGTTCAAAATGGAGTAATGAAGCAATTGCAGCATATGCAccattttatcatttatttgcCTGGTTTTTACCAGGTGTTCAAacatttttagttattatgCTTAATGGAATTGAAGGTGACCCAATTTCTGGTTTATGTTTTGTAAGCAATACTTCACACTTTCAAAGATCTTTTGTTCTTGGACcattaattgtttatttctCAGTTGGAGTTTTCTTTTTATGTATTGgatttttaaacttatgGCATATTAGATCAGTTGTCAAAAAACGACAAATAGGAAACCAAAAtgcaaataaaattactcaATTAATGTCAAAAATTGGTATATTTTCTGTTTTATATACAGTTCCtgcattattttatatacttgTACTTTTTTATGAACAATATTATAGACCATTATGGGAACAATCAAAGTTATGTAATTGTGCCAATCAAgttaatgaaaatgaaaatgcTATGTATgctttttcattaataaagaTAGCTGCCATGTTATTTATAGGATGGACATCCGGAGTTTGGgttattaattgtaaaacatttaattcaTGGAAATATGTTATATGTTGCGTAACAAGTAAACATTTAAGAGATGTACCTTATCttaatcataataattttggaTATAATACTGTACCATGTCAACGTACCAGATTTTGTAATCCACCATCACCACAATATCATCAAACAGAAATTCGTTATGCTAAGACAAATGAGGCTATGTCACCACAAACTTATGGAACATTAAGAAGTTACAATCATATGAATATACCAATTGTACCAGATAaagtttgataaaaaaaaaattaatatgataatttttttttcttcaatttaTGTATTAATAATCTAGACTTCTAacatttaaatgtaaatacttttgtatatatatatgtatttaatttaataaaattatacaataattaatttaattttaaaaaacactTAACCTTATTAATCtatgaaataatataaaatttctttctatttctttacccacttgaaaaaaaaataaaataaaatattaattatgtttaattaattaatatctatctttttaatatcttattattattaatttaaaatgtttttataaatgttccGACATAAATTAAAGGtgaaaaattgtatttacAAAACAAATGCAGATGTTTGTTTGGTTGTCTATTAATTATGTAGCTTCTGTCAAGATAAgagaaaatgtttttaaaagatcAAATATCATACCGTCATTATTGTTTCTCAACCTTTTAAGAGTTTGATAAATActtcaatataaatatttcttattttaatataattctttattatatttatatatagtacaaacaatagaatatttttaagttaatgatattctttattatatatctttttaaaaaggtCAACTTGttacatatattaaatatacaacaaaaaaaaaaaatttttacttttcttTTGTCATATCTTGTAACTAAAGTATACAAATAAATTCTTCTAAATTCAAAACAATTATAACTTTTGCTTTGTATTAAACAAGCTGTTGCGCAAACCACCCACtgttttaataaactattattgtaatgttaatgtaaatttatatggttttttttttaccttatATAATTACCCTACATAATTAGcaataaattaaatcaagaagaaataatttgttaTGTCATAAAGTGTAAATAGTATTTCAAAACAAAacacattatttttttttacaacaaaaaatagctttttttttcttgtatTAACTAGTCTATTAAGggaaattaaataaaattaatttcatgTTAATGTGATAAATTTTGATTGATATATCATGTTTAAAAGTAACAATAATGAGaagaaactttttataaatgatttaaaattagttttcatatatatcatacttttaaatatttttttatacttctAAATGTTCatgagataaaaaaatagaagacGATGTATCTTTgaaataattgaaatttaaaacttttttctaaCATAAACCATATCTTAAAAGTCTTATGAAGTTTGAAACTTAGTGCAATCaatttctcgtaaaaaaaaactgaaaaagaaatattgtttaaattttaataagtttGATTGTATAAACATAAGttggattttttttaaaaatatttcacaCTTCGTCTCTAACTTTGAATCATTACAACTCTTCAagttataattttgataaagccttgattatatttagaaaaattttatttttaagggACTATTAAGTGTgcataattttatattaaaattccaaagaaaaattatttttttagtacttCTCTAGAAACCAGAGTGAAAATATTTGAATCAACTGtgaatttttgaaaaaaattaagatgTGTTTACGGagacattttattttagagtaactttttaaaaaaatatggaaTGAAGCTAGTATCAGGGTAATAGACTGAATGTCAGAaaagatattgaaaattttataagtatgaatatttaaaaaaaatttccgtttttgttatatctcgcttcaaaaATGATGTAGACAAGtggatttttaaatttaactacTTATTAGTTCTTATCTAAAGTccacattaaaataatttctatatATTCAATAGTctttgagatataaaaattgatgacaaaatatgaaaaagCGCGAAAAAATTGGACATTGTATCTAGAGCACGgttgaaatattttcaagatacatttttttatcacattcttaatttaaaaaattgtgtATAACTAGGCTCAATCAACTTCTCAGAAAAAgctaatttttatttttctatatgtTCTGAAAGGTTTCCCTACAATCCCGTGATATATgattaaattacttttacttTAGTAAAGTTTGCTaacttttttcaatatatttttaatatttacaatcTCCTCTTGTTACTATgaacttattaaaaattattttgttctttagaaaaaaaaatgatatttcttatcaccatactaattattttaatatttaaggGTAATGTTATagagatttaaaaaaaattttagaaataaatagaaattaatttacatattttattcaaaaaaaatggCGCCAAAAAACTGATTACTACcgaaaatgtttaaaatgtacaaaaaataaactatcAATTTTTCTTTGTAAAAAAGTTACTTAATAAAGTTTGTTTTTGAGGAACTTTACTTTGACTGGATTTTGATTTTTTCAATGGACTTTTTGGTGTAGGGTCTTGTAATAGTTGACTTTTCCCTGCTTTCACAGTACTTTTTGTTACCAAAAAACCATCTTCGTTCACAAAGGTTTCTGTaacaatttctttattaGTAAGATCTTTTGTAAATGTATTTTCTTTGTGACTTCCTTTACTTGTAGTCTTGCTTTTAGTTTCCTTCTTGGTAGGTTTAATTGATTTAACCGGTACATTATCTTTCGGTTCTTCactaatttttcttttttttaaatcttcttCTTCATCACATGTTTTCTCTACTTCATCATCACTGAATTTCCTTTTTGTTCCCTTTTCTTTGGAAgattcatttaaattattttcctTCATATCAACAGAATCTTCCTCCTgattatcattatttgaaGTATCTTCCATATTCTCTTTTTGAGGTAAATCACAACTTTTATCAAAAGAATCATCATTCACCCCCTCGGTGAAATCGTTATCACTTTCACTGAAATTTGAAGTAGAACTGAGATAATCTCGCTTCAAACATTTATTGTCAAACAATACACCTTTTGGTTGAACAGCGTATAAAGTTTTTCCTAAAATTTCATCTGATGAgctatcatttattattctaTCTAAATCTTCTTCATTTGCTAGAATTGTCTCATAATGTACATAATCTTCTCCATCAATAGTTTTatgaatcatttttttaaataataaaaaagtgcCATTAATATTATCCTTATTTTCACAATAAAATTTCTGAAGTATTGACTTCGATTCTTCCATTGAAAGTCTTCCACTTACAGATATAAATGATGCAGTTACACATATGCCATCATCAAGTACCCAAGttttcaaattattaaaaataggaACTGATGTATTATccatttgaaaaaaaatatgttacacaatactaaaaataaaaagacaCAAAGGAAAACAAAGACAATTGGAGAAGTGAATTTATTTCGCtgtgaaataaaatattgttatgttacttaatatattaattgcaaaaatataaattgaatcaacaaaataaagttaaaactAGAAacatataatgataaataaaattttttgatatgtggtttattttttagctaaaaa
Proteins encoded in this region:
- a CDS encoding Nrf2-associated protein keap1b; the protein is MKKFDGNFGLLDLVRHHTQEFLSKDKTKISLKRRIKNEIECIGTTVLLCFEGGYKYYGPIDFLSRISGFFNILLNNPIIKKKNYIVDLRHTDCKMFYNVLVLSSMIEEGKKISHIKCFETRDLFDILNIASFYQITIVMKPLTEILFERVNDENICHIYEFFKHRIPEISNKLEKIISLRMELLIKNASVFTQLKQDSFLYFIFNPTTSIPLYTELFLLRLYIKIGREIKRDVRQIVNEQKKILNNTEGCYKIYDSRIPNKIFLTIGGYCPTFCPKVTVYNPCTQEWSHASEMACKDIPKLFYHKTILKDRDVYFIGGCAENNFALDTLSKWNLDDFKMTSLPRMLYRRNFLSAGLYDNENIYALGGFSGRQRLKKMNFPRSDGGSIVREKQVYAIGGYNGQFIQDSVEYYDQEKNKWFILCNSMNHNRRGLSAISSNNCIYVAGGFNTKRLNSIEMVDIREGKWHFLSPMSKARSNFSMSILENDIYVFGGCDQMSRIISDCEKYNILSGKWETLPSLKYNLSAHSNIILEYDTAIYNLLNYDL
- a CDS encoding Frizzled-5 — translated: MRYGFINWISYLKLLFISNFFIFIFGKRCEQITIPLCRGIGYNFTSYPNSYKHETQLEAALELNQFYPLVEVNCYKHLKFFLCSMYTPICQENYEKSIMPCREVCLEAKKNCAPLMRQYGFNWPASLSCSVLPKMSDQGRTGEICAAPPDTPDVVEKDTKIDKYDKNSSKKNQPTLVYPVIGIDIIENSNQKKCECSCQSPFVFTESSEQRIQNVSNCAYSCFGQLPTQKSKDFINTWMMLWSGICFSLSLFTILTFLIETNRFQYPERPIFFFAFCQFMLSLGFLIRIYIGHQDVACSGDLIKIGNHTLSPCLLVFILTYYFSMAVFTWWIILSLTWVLASGSKWSNEAIAAYAPFYHLFAWFLPGVQTFLVIMLNGIEGDPISGLCFVSNTSHFQRSFVLGPLIVYFSVGVFFLCIGFLNLWHIRSVVKKRQIGNQNANKITQLMSKIGIFSVLYTVPALFYILVLFYEQYYRPLWEQSKLCNCANQVNENENAMYAFSLIKIAAMLFIGWTSGVWVINCKTFNSWKYVICCVTSKHLRDVPYLNHNNFGYNTVPCQRTRFCNPPSPQYHQTEIRYAKTNEAMSPQTYGTLRSYNHMNIPIVPDKV